The Streptomyces sp. NBC_01426 genome includes a region encoding these proteins:
- a CDS encoding Mom family adenine methylcarbamoylation protein, with translation MPVMPSAGELRAMVAGDPRGYAQRWSFGVPSWRHASEGGFRRARYEVVRIDEQTARRYVTSQHYLSGWPAAIQRFGMLDTEAEAGPDDQTVHGHVLVGAVVLASPMNERVLTVPFPGLAPYAESAELARLIVSPSVPANGETFLVSRALRLAAESGLRAAVSFADPMPRRRVTGEGVVIGSPGHLGIVYQALGARFTGRGTARSLCFLPDGSVLSARSKAKVTGREAGSGGVVRRLELLGARPLRPEEEPARWLAEILPAIGARAARHPGNLRYLLPAARTRAERSRTVFGMPSLPYPKWADDRRPA, from the coding sequence ATGCCGGTCATGCCCAGCGCCGGTGAGCTGCGGGCGATGGTGGCGGGCGACCCGCGAGGCTATGCCCAGCGGTGGTCGTTCGGCGTACCCAGCTGGCGGCACGCCTCCGAAGGAGGCTTCCGCAGGGCTCGATACGAGGTCGTCCGGATCGACGAGCAGACGGCACGCCGCTACGTCACCTCACAGCACTATCTCTCCGGATGGCCCGCAGCCATCCAACGCTTCGGGATGCTGGACACCGAGGCCGAGGCCGGCCCAGACGATCAGACCGTGCACGGGCACGTCCTGGTCGGAGCCGTGGTGCTCGCCTCCCCGATGAACGAGCGAGTTTTGACCGTCCCCTTCCCCGGACTTGCTCCGTACGCGGAGAGCGCCGAATTGGCCCGACTGATCGTCAGCCCTTCCGTCCCGGCCAACGGGGAGACGTTCCTGGTGTCCCGAGCCCTGCGGCTCGCGGCGGAGAGCGGGCTGCGCGCAGCAGTCTCCTTCGCCGACCCCATGCCGCGCCGACGGGTCACCGGCGAGGGTGTCGTGATCGGCTCCCCTGGCCATCTAGGCATCGTCTACCAGGCGCTCGGCGCCCGGTTCACGGGCCGCGGCACCGCCCGGTCCCTGTGCTTCCTGCCCGACGGGTCCGTACTCAGCGCACGGTCAAAAGCCAAGGTGACCGGGCGGGAGGCTGGCAGCGGCGGGGTCGTCCGCCGCCTCGAACTTCTTGGGGCGCGGCCGCTGCGGCCCGAGGAGGAGCCGGCTCGCTGGCTGGCCGAGATCCTGCCGGCGATCGGCGCCCGCGCCGCTCGTCACCCCGGCAACCTGCGGTATCTGCTGCCCGCCGCGCGGACCCGGGCCGAGAGGTCGAGGACGGTCTTCGGGATGCCCTCTCTTCCGTACCCGAAGTGGGCGGATGATCGTCGCCCCGCCTAA
- the ligA gene encoding NAD-dependent DNA ligase LigA — MTTLPAAQALSAASSRTEYEAALQLLRDASRTYYGDGDSVLDDVSYDQLRRSVQAWEQEHPAEVSPDSPTGLVADGAAPVGDVAHTTRLLSLDNVFDAEGLVAWGVSVERRLTRAPKGGFTVEPKIDGAAVAARYRSGRLVQIITRGDGSHGEDISHVIGQIDGLPEQLTEPVTIEVRGEVAFTQAQFETANEVRAAHNAQVFANPRNGTAGTLRAKDRPYRLRMTFWAYGAVELDAVAYLPAGATHAETLAAVAAVGIQTTADSAAGLHVVADLAAAQERVDAIAAMRAELPVGIDGVVIKMNDAAEQAAAGFGSRFPHWAIAVKLAAVERQTVLEDVVWQVGRTGVLAPTAILTPVEIDGSTVTRATLHNPADIRRRDLHIGDTVTVYKAGDIIPRVQGAVVQLRPAGALEVPLPEVCPNCGGKINKAQERWRCAQGSACALPALIQYAAGRDMLDIDGLGPAYVAALVASGDVADVADLFTLTAEQLTAASGSAKLAAKLAQQIEAAKALPLSRVFCALGVLGTGRSMSRRIARHFGEMNDIRQADAAAMQDVEGIGPEKAPVIVEQVAALAPVIDKLIGAGVNMKEPSAGVGEGPLTGKVVVVTGKMTGVLAAYTRTEMNSLIEKAGGRAGSSVNAKTSILVAAPSAGGKPSSKAVKAAELGVEVRTPEDFAEMVADYLA; from the coding sequence ATGACGACTCTTCCCGCCGCTCAGGCGCTGTCCGCCGCGTCCAGCCGCACCGAGTACGAGGCCGCGCTCCAGCTTCTGCGTGACGCCTCACGGACGTACTACGGCGACGGCGACAGCGTCCTGGACGACGTCTCGTACGACCAGCTTCGGCGGTCCGTACAAGCCTGGGAGCAGGAGCACCCGGCCGAGGTCTCCCCGGACTCGCCTACCGGCCTCGTCGCCGACGGGGCCGCGCCCGTCGGCGACGTCGCGCACACCACCCGCCTCCTGAGCCTGGACAACGTTTTTGACGCCGAGGGCCTGGTGGCATGGGGCGTGTCGGTCGAGCGCCGGCTGACCCGCGCGCCGAAGGGCGGGTTCACCGTCGAGCCGAAGATCGACGGCGCTGCCGTGGCGGCCCGGTACCGCAGCGGCCGTCTGGTGCAGATCATCACCCGCGGGGACGGCAGTCACGGCGAGGACATCAGCCACGTCATCGGCCAGATCGACGGTCTCCCCGAGCAGCTGACCGAGCCGGTCACCATCGAGGTCCGCGGCGAGGTCGCCTTTACCCAGGCGCAGTTCGAGACGGCGAACGAGGTCCGTGCCGCGCACAACGCGCAGGTCTTCGCCAACCCCCGCAACGGCACGGCCGGCACGCTCAGGGCGAAGGACCGGCCGTACCGTCTCCGGATGACGTTCTGGGCCTACGGCGCGGTCGAGCTGGACGCGGTCGCGTACCTGCCCGCCGGGGCCACCCATGCGGAAACCCTCGCGGCCGTGGCCGCAGTTGGCATCCAGACCACCGCGGACTCCGCGGCCGGGCTCCATGTCGTCGCGGATCTCGCCGCAGCACAGGAGCGGGTGGATGCGATCGCCGCCATGCGTGCGGAGCTGCCCGTCGGGATCGACGGCGTGGTGATCAAGATGAACGACGCGGCGGAGCAGGCGGCGGCCGGGTTCGGCTCGCGCTTCCCTCATTGGGCCATCGCGGTCAAGCTCGCGGCGGTCGAGCGGCAGACCGTGCTGGAAGACGTCGTGTGGCAGGTCGGCCGCACCGGGGTCCTCGCGCCGACCGCGATCCTCACCCCGGTCGAGATCGACGGCTCCACCGTCACCCGGGCCACGCTGCACAACCCCGCTGACATCCGCCGTCGGGACCTCCACATCGGAGACACCGTGACGGTCTACAAGGCCGGCGACATCATCCCCCGCGTGCAGGGGGCCGTGGTCCAGCTGCGGCCGGCGGGGGCGCTGGAGGTACCGCTGCCCGAGGTCTGCCCTAACTGCGGCGGAAAGATCAACAAAGCGCAGGAGAGGTGGCGTTGCGCGCAGGGCAGCGCGTGCGCGCTTCCGGCGCTGATCCAGTACGCCGCTGGACGCGACATGCTCGACATCGACGGCCTCGGCCCGGCGTACGTGGCGGCCTTGGTGGCGTCCGGTGACGTCGCCGACGTCGCCGATCTGTTCACCCTGACCGCCGAGCAGCTCACGGCAGCATCCGGAAGCGCCAAGCTGGCCGCCAAGCTCGCCCAGCAGATCGAGGCCGCCAAGGCACTCCCCCTCAGCCGGGTCTTCTGCGCCTTGGGCGTCCTCGGCACCGGGCGCAGCATGTCCCGCCGCATCGCCCGGCACTTTGGCGAAATGAACGACATCCGTCAGGCCGACGCAGCCGCGATGCAGGACGTCGAGGGCATCGGTCCCGAGAAGGCCCCCGTCATCGTCGAGCAGGTCGCCGCGCTTGCACCGGTCATCGACAAGCTGATCGGCGCGGGAGTCAACATGAAGGAGCCCTCGGCGGGAGTGGGTGAAGGGCCGCTGACGGGCAAGGTCGTCGTGGTCACCGGCAAGATGACCGGGGTGCTGGCGGCCTACACGAGGACCGAGATGAACTCCCTGATTGAGAAGGCCGGCGGGCGCGCGGGCAGCAGCGTCAACGCCAAGACGTCCATCCTGGTCGCGGCGCCGTCCGCCGGTGGCAAGCCGAGTTCGAAGGCGGTCAAGGCGGCCGAACTCGGCGTCGAGGTTCGCACGCCGGAGGACTTCGCCGAGATGGTCGCCGACTACCTGGCCTGA
- a CDS encoding TetR/AcrR family transcriptional regulator — MPTPVVTRTPDRRVPTERGLRTRQSLMEATLELLATRSYRDIKVLDIARAVGTSPATFYQYFPDVEGVVLEASRFLVAETKAALDAFEDGSWSSDGLPGAARLVDAVLDGWSDHLPVMRVLTAVAAERDPRFVKAYFAATRPVVRALTAATTQTTTPDDEGKELVHALVSGLTAAAGHENAGSVQGLTKRQRRRGLARLVHAAVTTADA, encoded by the coding sequence GTGCCTACCCCTGTCGTGACCCGCACCCCCGACCGCCGCGTACCCACCGAACGCGGACTTCGGACCCGCCAGAGCCTGATGGAGGCGACGCTCGAACTCCTCGCCACCCGGTCCTACCGCGACATCAAGGTGCTGGACATCGCCCGGGCGGTGGGCACGTCGCCCGCGACGTTTTACCAGTACTTCCCCGACGTCGAGGGCGTCGTCCTCGAAGCGTCCCGGTTCCTGGTCGCGGAGACGAAGGCGGCGCTCGACGCCTTCGAGGACGGTTCCTGGTCCTCGGACGGACTGCCCGGCGCCGCCCGGCTCGTCGACGCAGTACTCGACGGCTGGAGCGATCACCTCCCGGTCATGCGCGTGCTGACCGCCGTCGCCGCCGAGCGGGACCCCCGCTTCGTCAAGGCGTACTTCGCGGCCACCCGGCCCGTCGTCCGTGCCCTGACGGCGGCCACCACCCAGACGACCACGCCCGACGACGAGGGCAAGGAACTGGTCCACGCCCTCGTTTCCGGCCTGACCGCCGCCGCCGGACACGAGAACGCCGGAAGCGTCCAGGGGCTGACCAAGCGCCAGCGTCGCCGGGGGCTCGCCCGCCTCGTCCACGCCGCCGTGACCACGGCCGACGCCTAG